GCGCACGCAGCATCGGTTCTGGCGTGCGCTGCGATTCGAGCCGTTTGATCTTCTCTTCGGTGGTTTTGACAAACTCCCCGTCCGCTGCGTCTTTTTTCTCTTTCAGTCGCTTCTTAAGTTCGGCGATCTCTGTCGTGAGTTCGTCATCCTGCTGTTCCCATCGCGTCCGTTCTGCAGTCGTCACGTGCGGTAAATAACGATATTCGCCCGTCGAGTTGCCCGCCCCGCCGGTGACTGGCTTGAGCCAATCGTGTTCGTCCATCGCCGGTTTTAGCAGCGCGACGAGTCGATAATAGTCTCGCTGCGGAATCGGATCGAACTTGTGAGAATGGCACCGCGCACAGCGAATCGTTAAACCCATGACCGCCGAACCCAGCACCCGTAGCTGATCATCGATCACATCAAGCCGGTTCGGCACAAAGCCTGTGATGCCCGCAAAGGTGCCATCGGAGGTCATCCGCAAGAATCCGGTGGCAACGAGCTTCTCGTAAATTGCGTCGGTGATCTCGGGGGCGTTTTCATAATCGACCAACTCGTCGCCGGCGATTTGCTCCATAAGGAACTGATCATACGGTTTGTCGGCATTGAAAGATCGGATCACATAGTCGCGGTAACGGTAAGCGTGAGGCCGCTCTGGGTCGCTATTCTGGACTCCTTCCGAATCGCTGTAGCCAGCCAGGTCGAGCCAATACTGGCCCCATCTTTCCCCATAGCGAGGTGATTCCAGGAGTCGATCGATAAGGCGCTCATACGCGTAGGGAGTATCGTCGGCAACAAATGCTTCCACGGCTTCGGGCGCAGGCGGCAAGCCGATGAGATCGAAATACGCGCGGCGAATCAAAACATGTTTTGACGCCTCAGCAGATGCGGACAGTCCTACCGCCTGGAGCGAATTCAAAATAAAAGCGTCGACAGGATTGCGAACAATCCCTTTGACGGTAGGCACTGCCGTCTGTTGGGGCGAGCGGAACGACCAGAAGTTCCTGTCAGCGTCGATGACCAGTCGGTCTGGCTCGCCGGTCGCGACGTCGGGCTGGACATCGATCACGGGGGCTCCCAAGTTAATCCACTCGACTAGCTGCTTCAAACCTTGTTCGCTCACCGGCTTGACGCTGTGGCTGGCCAGTTTTTCGCGGGGGGGCATTTGCTCGGCTTTGATTTTTTGAATGAGCAGACTTGCCTCGGCGTCGTGGGGAACGATCGCGGGGCCCGACTTGCCGCCTTGGAGCATCGCCGCCACCGTGCGAATATCAAGTTCGGCTTCCTGCACCTGACGGCCATGACAGGTAGCGCAGTGCAACATTAGCGTTGGCAAGACATCGTGTTGATTGAGCGCGGAGGACTCCGCAGCAACCGTCCCAACGTCGGCACCTTGCTCGATCCAATGGCGGATCACCTCAATCTGCTCGGGCGAGAGGGGTTCGCCTTCGCCGTCAGGAGGCATTTCGCCCGTTTCGAGCACTTCCAATAGCCGACTTGTAGCGGGATCTGCCGCTGCGACAATCGGGCCCGATTCGCTGCCACGTAAAACACCCGCCGCGGTCGTCAAATTCAGCTCGGCTTTTTGCGTCGTCTCGTCGTGACACTCGGAACAATGAGCGCGCAGAATCGGTAAGACGCCCTCTGCGAAACTCACAATCGGCGCTGACTCTGCTTGCGGACAGACAACAGCCGTAACCGCGGCGATCATCACCGTCGCATGCGTTTGGAGAAGGACTCTGAAGGTTGACGACATGTTAGCCAGTGTACCAGAGCAGCGGGCAAATTGCATAAACTGCCTCGCTCGTCACATGCGTTTGGAGAAGAGCGTTGAAGGTTGCCGACATGCCGCCTAGTGCACCAGAACAGCGGTAAATTACATAAACTGCCTCGCTTCTGAAAGTCGGTGACTTTCGACATTCCCGAAACAGGCAAGGAAAAGCATGCAACTTCCAGGCCCAAATGGATTAACATGGCACGCATCCTGATCGTCTCTGCCGGTTGCAAGAGTACTGTGCAGCGACAATCTCTAGCGGAGTTGCAACCATGGGCCGTACGGTGGAATCGAAAGATCCGATCGAAGTTGGCAACAACGACCATCGCTACCGTGTTGTTGCAGATTGGCCGCATCTTCCCGAGGAAGTGACAATTCAAGAAGTGGTCGCTGCCGCTTGTAACCGTGCAGGTCAAGTCTTTCTGTTTAATCGCGGCTCGCATCCGATTCTGATCTTCGACCCGTGCGGCAAGTTGGTTGATAGCATTGCCGATTTTCCCACCGCTCGTCCGCACGGGATTACCGTAGGCCCCGACGACACGATCTATTGTGTGGACGATTTCGATCATACGGTGAAGGTGCTTTCGCCCTCAGGCCAACGATTACGCACTTTGGGAACAAGCGGCCAATTTTCCGACACCGGTGCCGTCACGATCGACTATCGCACGATCAAGCACGCCGGACCGCCTTTCAATTACCCGACCAATCTTGCGATCGCGGCTTCGGGCGAGCTCTACATTGCCGATGGATATGGCAACGCGAGAATTCACCGCTTCTCGCCCGAGGGCAACTTGATCGACTCCTGGGGCGATTCGGGCGAAGGGCCTGGGCAATTCCAGGTGCCTCACGGTATTGCGATTTCACCGGAAGAGATTGTTTACGTTGCCGATCGCGAAAACAATCGCATTCAGCGATTCGATTTGCAGGGCCAGTTCATCGACCAGTGGACCGACGTCGTTCGACCGACCGAGGTGTTTGTCACCGACGACTCGACGGTCTATGTTTCGGAGCTTGGAGCGCGAGCGGGCAGGTGGCCGGGTTGGCCAGACGCTCCGACCGGGGCAATTGGCGGGCGGCTGAGCATTTTCAACAGCGATGGCGAGCTGCTCGCCCGTTGGGGCGGCGGCGACGATCCTTGCGCCCCGGGCGATTTCTTCGCACCCCACGATGTTTCGGTCGATTGCTGTGGCGATATCTATGTTTCCGAAGTTGTCTGGTCGGCCGGCGCGAACAAAGGGGCCGTCAGCCCGCAGTGTCACACGATTCAAAAGTTCTCTCGAATGTGAGCCATGATCTTTCCCCACGACCAACTTCGAAGTCTGACGCAACGCATCTTTGCCGCTGCAGGTTGCAATCCGGAAGAATCAGAAAGAGTGGCAACCCTGCTGGTCGAGGCCAACCTGGTCGGGCACGATTCGCACGGCGTGTTGCGTATTCCCAGTTATGTCCAATGGCTAAGGGCTGGAAAAGTGATTGCCAATCAAACGATCAACGTGCTGGTCGACGATGGCCCGCTTGCCGTGGTCGACGGGCAGTTTGGGTTGGGACAGTCGGTAGGTCATCAGTCGATGCAGTTGGGAATCGAAAAAGCGACTCAACACGGCGTGGCCGTTGTCGCCCTGCGCAACGCGGGCCACTTAGGCCGTATCGGCGATTGGCCGTTGATGGCCGCCCGTGCAGGGTTTATTTCTTTGCACTTTGTGAACACCAGCGGGGCGGGGATGCTCGTCGCGCCGCACGGAGGAATTGAACGAAGGCTGTCGGTCGATCCAATCGCTGCCTCGGTTCCGGTGCCAAACGGCGCGCCGCTGCTGTTAGACATGTCGGCAGCCACGATCGCTG
The sequence above is a segment of the Pirellulaceae bacterium genome. Coding sequences within it:
- a CDS encoding PSD1 and planctomycete cytochrome C domain-containing protein; protein product: MSSTFRVLLQTHATVMIAAVTAVVCPQAESAPIVSFAEGVLPILRAHCSECHDETTQKAELNLTTAAGVLRGSESGPIVAAADPATSRLLEVLETGEMPPDGEGEPLSPEQIEVIRHWIEQGADVGTVAAESSALNQHDVLPTLMLHCATCHGRQVQEAELDIRTVAAMLQGGKSGPAIVPHDAEASLLIQKIKAEQMPPREKLASHSVKPVSEQGLKQLVEWINLGAPVIDVQPDVATGEPDRLVIDADRNFWSFRSPQQTAVPTVKGIVRNPVDAFILNSLQAVGLSASAEASKHVLIRRAYFDLIGLPPAPEAVEAFVADDTPYAYERLIDRLLESPRYGERWGQYWLDLAGYSDSEGVQNSDPERPHAYRYRDYVIRSFNADKPYDQFLMEQIAGDELVDYENAPEITDAIYEKLVATGFLRMTSDGTFAGITGFVPNRLDVIDDQLRVLGSAVMGLTIRCARCHSHKFDPIPQRDYYRLVALLKPAMDEHDWLKPVTGGAGNSTGEYRYLPHVTTAERTRWEQQDDELTTEIAELKKRLKEKKDAADGEFVKTTEEKIKRLESQRTPEPMLRALWDRGEPSPTYLLRRGSYLQPARLIGPGVPSVLTDGKTPFAPQLPWPGAKKTGSRLALARWLTDPDHPLTARVIVNRVWKHHFGVGIVKTLDDFGRAGATPSHPELLDWLAVNFMRHGWSIKHLHRLMMTSATYRQSSQTSPDRQRADPENTRLSRMRLRRMEAEVLRDTLLAVAGQLDLTPFGPADPITANSEGLVISNLQESGRRRSLYVLKRRTQRLTILDNFDRPTMSPNCVDRPISIVAPQALFLMNNKMVHELSLALAERLIAEVDQDNQQQIDRLCLVALGRAPSSEQQQAMMGTLEQLKIKWREQLSTESAAADFEGEVTKKSLANLCHVVMNSAAFLYID
- a CDS encoding peptidyl-alpha-hydroxyglycine alpha-amidating lyase family protein, with amino-acid sequence MGRTVESKDPIEVGNNDHRYRVVADWPHLPEEVTIQEVVAAACNRAGQVFLFNRGSHPILIFDPCGKLVDSIADFPTARPHGITVGPDDTIYCVDDFDHTVKVLSPSGQRLRTLGTSGQFSDTGAVTIDYRTIKHAGPPFNYPTNLAIAASGELYIADGYGNARIHRFSPEGNLIDSWGDSGEGPGQFQVPHGIAISPEEIVYVADRENNRIQRFDLQGQFIDQWTDVVRPTEVFVTDDSTVYVSELGARAGRWPGWPDAPTGAIGGRLSIFNSDGELLARWGGGDDPCAPGDFFAPHDVSVDCCGDIYVSEVVWSAGANKGAVSPQCHTIQKFSRM